Proteins found in one Scomber scombrus chromosome 15, fScoSco1.1, whole genome shotgun sequence genomic segment:
- the lmo4a gene encoding LIM domain transcription factor LMO4a, protein MVNSRVEAPTVAVMGGSGGTAGRSCAGCGGRIADRFLLFSMEQYWHTRCLKCSCCHAQLGEYSSTCYSKGGMILCKNDYIRLFGHSGACSACGQSIPASEMVMRAQGNVYHLKCFTCATCRNRLVPGDRFHYINGTIFCEHDRPGGGLLGGHPTPLQTNSMMSDQKVC, encoded by the exons ATGGTGAACAGCAGGGTGGAGGCACCCACAGTAGCAGTAATGGGCGGCAGCGGGGGGACGGCGGGCAGGTCGTGCGCAGGATGCGGAGGTCGCATCGCAGACCGCTTCCTGCTCTTCTCCATGGAACAGTACTGGCACACACGCTGCCTCAAGTGCTCCTGCTGCCACGCTCAGCTGGGAGAGTACAGCAGCACCTGCTACAGCAAAGGAGGCATGATCCTCTGCAAGAATGACTACATCAG GCTGTTTGGACACAGTGGAGCCTGCAGTGCATGTGGACAGTCCATCCCTGCCAGTGAGATGGTGATGCGAGCACAAGGCAACGTTTACCACCTTAAG TGTTTCACCTGTGCAACCTGCAGGAACCGCCTGGTGCCTGGCGATCGCTTTCACTACATCAACGGGACAATCTTCTGCGAACATGACCGGCCGGGAGGAGGCCTGCTCGGTGGACACCCGACCCCACTGCAGACCAACAGCATGATGTCTGACCAGAAG GTCTGCTGA